A part of Chroicocephalus ridibundus chromosome 5, bChrRid1.1, whole genome shotgun sequence genomic DNA contains:
- the LOC134515910 gene encoding cytochrome c oxidase assembly protein COX18, mitochondrial isoform X1, producing MRGRWGRGREAEPLAMWRLARGRLLTVAFARGRPLTVPAAAASGGPGGWYEWVAQSTAVHWAEEGLVGLQAAAGLPWWAAIACGAALLRTAVTLPLAAHQGRLLAKLENLQPEIKKLAERLRYEVSVRGKQQHWSEKVARFHFKKNLRRIITELYIRDNCHPFKATLLVWVQVPMWVCVSVALRNCSVGARGSEVQEQFSAGGALWFTDLTAPDSTWILPVSLGLMNLLIVEIFASQKMEVSRFQKFATNFFRVVSVVMIPVAATVPSSMALYWLSSSFVGLSHNLLLRSPTFRRLCCIPRTKSDSDTPYRDIVAALITKYSFKK from the exons ATGCGCGGCAGGTGGGGGAGGGGTCGCGAGGCAGAGCCGTTAGCCATGTGGCGGCTGGCGCGTGGCCGGCTGTTAACGGTCGCGTTCGCGCGGGGCCGGCCGTTAAccgtcccggcggcggcggcgagcggcggccccggcggtTGGTACGAGTGGGTGGCGCAGTCGACGGCCGTGCACTGGGCcgaggaggggctggtggggctgcaggCGGCCGCCGGGCTGCCCTGGTGGGCCGCCATCGCCTGCGGCGCCGCCCTGCTCCGCACCGCCGTCACCTTGCCGCTCGCCGCGCACCAGGGCCGCCTCCTGGCCAAG TTAGAAAATTTGCAGCCTGAGATTAAAAAACTAGCTGAGCGTCTTCGCTATGAAGTTTCTGTGCGTGGAAAGCAACAGCATTGGTCTGAAAAGGTGGCCAG gttCCACTTTAAGAAAAACCTGCGGAGGATTATTACGGAACTGTACATTCGAGACAACTGCCATCCCTTCAAAGCCACCTTACTGGTGTGGGTACAGGTTCCAATGTGGGTTTGCGTGTCCGTCGCTCTACGCAACTGCAGCGTTGGTGCCAGGGGCTCAGAAG TTCAAGAACAGTTTTCAGCAGGCGGAGCGTTGTGGTTTACAGACCTCACTGCCCCAGATTCTACATGGATTTTGCCAGTTTCCCTTGGGCTCATGAATTTGCTGATAGTGGAG ATCTTTGCTTCACAAAAAATGGAAGTTTCCAGGTTCCAGAAGTTTGCTACGAATTTCTTTCGAGTGGTGTCAGTAGTGATGATCCCTGTTGCTGCAACAGTCCCCTCG TCCATGGCGCTGTACTGGCTGTCCTCGAGCTTCGTGGGACTCTCGCACAACCTCTTGCTGCGTTCTCCCACCTTCCGTCGACTGTGTTGCATCCCAAGGACCAAATCTGACTCGGATACTCCTTACAGGGATATTGTGGCTGCCTTGATTACCAAATACAGCTTTAAGAAATGA
- the LOC134515910 gene encoding cytochrome c oxidase assembly protein COX18, mitochondrial isoform X3, producing the protein MRGRWGRGREAEPLAMWRLARGRLLTVAFARGRPLTVPAAAASGGPGGWYEWVAQSTAVHWAEEGLVGLQAAAGLPWWAAIACGAALLRTAVTLPLAAHQGRLLAKLENLQPEIKKLAERLRYEVSVRGKQQHWSEKVARFHFKKNLRRIITELYIRDNCHPFKATLLVWVQVPMWVCVSVALRNCSVGARGSEVQEQFSAGGALWFTDLTAPDSTWILPVSLGLMNLLIVEIFASQKMEVSRFQKFATNFFRVVSVVMIPVAATVPSCR; encoded by the exons ATGCGCGGCAGGTGGGGGAGGGGTCGCGAGGCAGAGCCGTTAGCCATGTGGCGGCTGGCGCGTGGCCGGCTGTTAACGGTCGCGTTCGCGCGGGGCCGGCCGTTAAccgtcccggcggcggcggcgagcggcggccccggcggtTGGTACGAGTGGGTGGCGCAGTCGACGGCCGTGCACTGGGCcgaggaggggctggtggggctgcaggCGGCCGCCGGGCTGCCCTGGTGGGCCGCCATCGCCTGCGGCGCCGCCCTGCTCCGCACCGCCGTCACCTTGCCGCTCGCCGCGCACCAGGGCCGCCTCCTGGCCAAG TTAGAAAATTTGCAGCCTGAGATTAAAAAACTAGCTGAGCGTCTTCGCTATGAAGTTTCTGTGCGTGGAAAGCAACAGCATTGGTCTGAAAAGGTGGCCAG gttCCACTTTAAGAAAAACCTGCGGAGGATTATTACGGAACTGTACATTCGAGACAACTGCCATCCCTTCAAAGCCACCTTACTGGTGTGGGTACAGGTTCCAATGTGGGTTTGCGTGTCCGTCGCTCTACGCAACTGCAGCGTTGGTGCCAGGGGCTCAGAAG TTCAAGAACAGTTTTCAGCAGGCGGAGCGTTGTGGTTTACAGACCTCACTGCCCCAGATTCTACATGGATTTTGCCAGTTTCCCTTGGGCTCATGAATTTGCTGATAGTGGAG ATCTTTGCTTCACAAAAAATGGAAGTTTCCAGGTTCCAGAAGTTTGCTACGAATTTCTTTCGAGTGGTGTCAGTAGTGATGATCCCTGTTGCTGCAACAGTCCCCTCG TGTagatga
- the LOC134515910 gene encoding cytochrome c oxidase assembly protein COX18, mitochondrial isoform X2, producing the protein MRGRWGRGREAEPLAMWRLARGRLLTVAFARGRPLTVPAAAASGGPGGWYEWVAQSTAVHWAEEGLVGLQAAAGLPWWAAIACGAALLRTAVTLPLAAHQGRLLAKLENLQPEIKKLAERLRYEVSVRGKQQHWSEKVARFHFKKNLRRIITELYIRDNCHPFKATLLVWVQVPMWVCVSVALRNCSVGARGSEVQEQFSAGGALWFTDLTAPDSTWILPVSLGLMNLLIVEIFASQKMEVSRFQKFATNFFRVVSVVMIPVAATVPSCLAKPKYLVVWIVNL; encoded by the exons ATGCGCGGCAGGTGGGGGAGGGGTCGCGAGGCAGAGCCGTTAGCCATGTGGCGGCTGGCGCGTGGCCGGCTGTTAACGGTCGCGTTCGCGCGGGGCCGGCCGTTAAccgtcccggcggcggcggcgagcggcggccccggcggtTGGTACGAGTGGGTGGCGCAGTCGACGGCCGTGCACTGGGCcgaggaggggctggtggggctgcaggCGGCCGCCGGGCTGCCCTGGTGGGCCGCCATCGCCTGCGGCGCCGCCCTGCTCCGCACCGCCGTCACCTTGCCGCTCGCCGCGCACCAGGGCCGCCTCCTGGCCAAG TTAGAAAATTTGCAGCCTGAGATTAAAAAACTAGCTGAGCGTCTTCGCTATGAAGTTTCTGTGCGTGGAAAGCAACAGCATTGGTCTGAAAAGGTGGCCAG gttCCACTTTAAGAAAAACCTGCGGAGGATTATTACGGAACTGTACATTCGAGACAACTGCCATCCCTTCAAAGCCACCTTACTGGTGTGGGTACAGGTTCCAATGTGGGTTTGCGTGTCCGTCGCTCTACGCAACTGCAGCGTTGGTGCCAGGGGCTCAGAAG TTCAAGAACAGTTTTCAGCAGGCGGAGCGTTGTGGTTTACAGACCTCACTGCCCCAGATTCTACATGGATTTTGCCAGTTTCCCTTGGGCTCATGAATTTGCTGATAGTGGAG ATCTTTGCTTCACAAAAAATGGAAGTTTCCAGGTTCCAGAAGTTTGCTACGAATTTCTTTCGAGTGGTGTCAGTAGTGATGATCCCTGTTGCTGCAACAGTCCCCTCG TGCTTAGCAAAACCAAAGTATCTAGTTGTTTGGATCGTCAACTTATAG